From a region of the Enterobacter sp. JBIWA008 genome:
- the ugpB gene encoding sn-glycerol-3-phosphate ABC transporter substrate-binding protein UgpB: MTSLRHTALGLAIGLAFATNAMAVTTIPFWHSMEGELGKEVDSLAQRFNDTHPDYKIVPVYKGNYEQSLSAGIAAFRTGNAPALLQVYEVGTATMMASKAIKPVYEVFKEAGINFDESQFVPTVAGYYTDSKTGHLLSQPFNSSTPVLYYNKDAFKKAGLDPEQPPKTWQDLAEYTAKLKAAGMKCGYASGWQGWIQIENFSAWHGLPVATKNNGFDGTDAVLEFNKPEQVKHIALLADLNKKGDFSYFGRKDESTEKFYNGDCAITTASSGSLADIRHYAKFNYGVGMMPYDADVKGAPQNAIIGGASLWVMQGKDKGTYKGVAEFLDFLAKPENAAEWHQKTGYLPITKAAYDLTREQGFYSKNPGADIATRQMLNKPPLPFTKGLRLGNMPQIRTIVDEELESVWTGKKTPQQALDSAVERGNQLLRRFEQSTKS, from the coding sequence ATGACATCGTTACGACACACAGCTTTGGGTCTGGCAATCGGTCTGGCTTTTGCGACGAACGCAATGGCTGTCACCACCATTCCGTTCTGGCATTCCATGGAAGGGGAGTTGGGTAAAGAAGTTGACTCCCTGGCGCAGCGTTTCAACGACACCCATCCGGATTACAAAATTGTGCCGGTGTACAAAGGTAACTACGAGCAGAGCCTGAGCGCGGGCATTGCCGCCTTCCGTACCGGCAACGCGCCTGCACTGTTACAGGTTTATGAAGTGGGCACCGCCACCATGATGGCCTCCAAAGCCATCAAGCCGGTCTATGAAGTGTTCAAAGAAGCGGGTATCAACTTCGATGAATCCCAGTTTGTGCCGACCGTAGCGGGTTACTACACCGATTCCAAAACCGGCCATCTGCTGTCACAGCCGTTTAACAGCTCTACGCCGGTGCTCTACTACAACAAAGACGCCTTCAAAAAAGCTGGTTTAGACCCGGAGCAGCCGCCAAAAACCTGGCAGGACCTGGCGGAGTACACCGCGAAGCTGAAGGCGGCGGGGATGAAGTGCGGCTACGCCAGCGGCTGGCAGGGCTGGATCCAGATTGAAAACTTCAGCGCCTGGCACGGCCTGCCGGTTGCGACCAAAAACAACGGCTTCGACGGTACCGATGCGGTACTGGAGTTCAACAAGCCGGAGCAGGTGAAGCACATCGCGCTGCTTGCCGATCTGAACAAGAAGGGCGACTTCAGCTACTTCGGTCGTAAAGACGAATCCACCGAGAAGTTCTACAACGGCGATTGCGCCATTACCACCGCCTCGTCCGGCTCGCTGGCGGATATCCGTCACTACGCCAAATTCAACTACGGCGTGGGCATGATGCCGTACGACGCAGACGTGAAGGGCGCGCCGCAGAACGCCATTATCGGCGGGGCGAGCCTGTGGGTCATGCAGGGCAAAGACAAAGGCACCTATAAAGGCGTAGCCGAGTTCCTCGACTTCCTGGCGAAGCCGGAAAACGCTGCCGAATGGCACCAGAAGACCGGCTACCTGCCGATCACCAAAGCCGCGTACGACCTGACCCGCGAGCAGGGCTTCTACAGTAAGAACCCAGGGGCGGACATCGCGACGCGCCAGATGCTGAACAAGCCGCCGTTGCCGTTCACTAAAGGCCTGCGTCTGGGCAATATGCCGCAGATCCGCACCATCGTGGATGAGGAGCTGGAAAGCGTGTGGACCGGGAAGAAAACGCCACAGCAGGCGCTGGATTCAGCGGTAGAGCGCGGGAATCAGCTGCTGCGCCGCTTTGAGCAGTCGACGAAGTCTTAA
- the livK gene encoding high-affinity branched-chain amino acid ABC transporter substrate-binding protein LivK: protein MKRNAKTLIAGMVALSISHAAMAEDIKVAVVGAMSGPVAQWGDMEFNGARQAIKDINAKGGIKGDKLVGVEYDDACDPKQAVAVANKIVNDGIQYVIGHLCSSSTQPASDIYEDEGILMITPGATNPELTQRGYQHIMRTAGLDSSQGPTAAKYILETVKPQRIAIIHDKQQYGEGLARSVQDGLKKGGANIVFFDGITAGEKDFSALIARLQKENIDFVYYGGYYPEMGQMLRQARATGLKTQFMGPEGVGNASLSNIAGDSAEGMLVTMPKRYDQDPANKAIVDALKAQKKDPSGPYVWITYAAVQSLATALDRSGSKEPLDLVKDLKAHGANTVIGPLNWDEKGDLKGFEFGVFKWHADGSSSAAK from the coding sequence ATGAAAAGGAACGCGAAGACGTTAATCGCGGGGATGGTCGCACTGTCGATCTCGCATGCCGCTATGGCGGAGGACATTAAAGTTGCGGTAGTGGGTGCGATGTCCGGCCCTGTTGCCCAGTGGGGTGACATGGAGTTCAACGGCGCGCGCCAGGCCATTAAAGACATCAACGCTAAGGGCGGCATCAAAGGCGACAAGCTGGTAGGCGTGGAATATGACGACGCCTGCGATCCGAAACAGGCCGTCGCGGTCGCCAACAAAATCGTCAACGACGGTATCCAGTATGTGATCGGCCACCTGTGTTCATCCTCCACCCAGCCTGCGTCCGATATCTACGAAGATGAAGGCATCCTGATGATCACCCCTGGCGCAACTAACCCAGAGCTGACCCAGCGCGGCTATCAGCACATTATGCGTACCGCCGGTCTGGACTCCTCGCAGGGGCCCACCGCCGCCAAATACATCCTCGAGACCGTTAAGCCACAGCGCATTGCCATTATTCATGACAAACAGCAGTACGGCGAAGGCCTGGCGCGCTCCGTTCAGGACGGCCTGAAAAAAGGCGGCGCGAACATCGTCTTCTTCGACGGCATTACCGCCGGTGAGAAAGACTTCTCCGCGCTGATCGCCCGTCTGCAAAAAGAGAATATCGACTTCGTTTACTACGGCGGCTATTACCCGGAGATGGGCCAGATGCTGCGTCAGGCGCGCGCCACCGGTCTGAAAACCCAGTTTATGGGGCCAGAGGGCGTGGGCAATGCCTCCCTGTCAAACATCGCAGGAGATTCTGCCGAAGGCATGCTGGTGACGATGCCAAAACGCTATGACCAGGATCCGGCCAACAAGGCTATCGTGGATGCGCTCAAGGCGCAGAAGAAAGATCCGAGTGGTCCGTACGTCTGGATCACCTATGCAGCCGTACAGTCTCTGGCTACCGCGCTGGATCGCTCCGGCAGCAAAGAACCGCTGGATCTGGTGAAAGATTTAAAAGCACACGGGGCGAACACCGTGATTGGGCCGCTGAACTGGGATGAGAAAGGCGATCTGAAGGGATTTGAGTTTGGTGTCTTTAAGTGGCACGCCGACGGTTCATCCTCGGCCGCCAAATAA
- the livH gene encoding high-affinity branched-chain amino acid ABC transporter permease LivH, protein MSEQFLYFLQQMFNGVTLGSTYALIAIGYTMVYGIIGMINFAHGEVYMIGSYVSFMIIAALMMMGIDSSWLLVAAGFVGAIVIASAYGWSIERVAYRPVRSSKRLIALISAIGMSIFLQNYVSLTEGSRDVALPSLFNGQWIVGASENFSASITTMQLVIWVVTFIAMLALTLFIRYSRMGRACRACAEDLKMASLLGINTDRVIALTFVIGAAMAAVAGVLLGQFYGVINPYIGFMAGMKAFTAAVLGGIGSIPGAMIGGLILGVAEALSSAYLSTEYKDVVSFALLILVLLVMPTGILGRPEVEKV, encoded by the coding sequence ATGTCCGAGCAGTTTCTCTATTTCCTGCAGCAGATGTTTAACGGCGTTACGCTGGGAAGCACCTACGCGCTGATCGCCATCGGCTATACGATGGTTTACGGCATTATCGGCATGATCAACTTCGCCCACGGCGAGGTGTACATGATCGGTAGCTACGTCTCCTTTATGATTATCGCCGCCCTGATGATGATGGGCATCGACAGCAGCTGGCTGCTGGTCGCAGCCGGGTTTGTCGGCGCGATTGTGATAGCCAGCGCCTACGGCTGGAGCATCGAGCGCGTGGCCTACCGGCCGGTACGCAGCTCCAAGCGCCTGATCGCGCTGATCTCCGCGATCGGGATGTCGATCTTCCTGCAAAACTACGTCAGCCTGACCGAAGGTTCGCGCGACGTGGCGTTGCCAAGCCTGTTTAACGGCCAGTGGATTGTGGGAGCCAGCGAAAACTTCTCGGCTTCTATCACCACCATGCAGCTGGTTATCTGGGTGGTGACCTTTATTGCGATGCTCGCCCTGACGCTGTTCATCCGCTACTCGCGTATGGGACGCGCCTGTCGCGCGTGTGCAGAAGACCTGAAGATGGCGAGTCTTCTCGGCATCAACACCGACCGCGTGATTGCCCTGACTTTCGTAATTGGCGCAGCGATGGCCGCGGTGGCGGGAGTCCTGCTCGGCCAGTTCTACGGTGTGATCAACCCGTACATCGGCTTTATGGCCGGGATGAAAGCCTTCACCGCGGCGGTACTGGGCGGTATCGGCAGTATTCCGGGCGCGATGATCGGTGGCCTGATCCTGGGCGTGGCGGAAGCGCTCTCCTCGGCGTACCTGAGCACGGAATATAAAGACGTGGTGTCGTTTGCCCTGCTAATTCTGGTTCTGCTGGTGATGCCTACCGGTATTCTGGGCCGTCCGGAGGTAGAGAAAGTATGA
- the livG gene encoding high-affinity branched-chain amino acid ABC transporter ATP-binding protein LivG: protein MSQPLLSVNGLMMRFGGLLAVNNVSLDLHKKEIVSLIGPNGAGKTTVFNCLTGFYKPTGGTIMLRDQHLEGLPGQQIARMGVVRTFQHVRLFREMTVIENLLVAQHQQLKTGLFSGLLKTPAFRRAQDEALDRAATWLDRIGLLQHANRQASNLAYGDQRRLEIVRCMVTQPEILMLDEPAAGLNPKETKELDELIAELRDSHDTTILLIEHDMKLVMGISDRIYVVNQGTPLANGTPEEIRNNPDVIRAYLGEA from the coding sequence ATGAGTCAGCCATTATTATCCGTTAACGGTCTGATGATGCGTTTTGGCGGCCTGCTGGCGGTCAACAATGTGTCACTGGATCTGCACAAGAAAGAGATTGTCTCCCTGATTGGCCCGAACGGCGCGGGAAAGACCACGGTCTTCAACTGTCTGACCGGCTTCTACAAGCCGACGGGCGGCACCATCATGCTGCGCGACCAGCACCTGGAAGGGCTGCCTGGCCAGCAGATCGCCCGCATGGGCGTGGTGCGTACCTTCCAGCACGTGCGTCTGTTCCGCGAGATGACGGTGATTGAGAACCTGCTGGTGGCACAGCATCAGCAGCTGAAAACCGGGCTGTTCTCAGGCCTGCTGAAAACCCCGGCTTTCCGCCGCGCGCAGGATGAAGCGCTTGACCGCGCCGCCACCTGGCTTGACCGAATTGGTCTGCTGCAGCACGCCAACCGTCAGGCAAGCAACCTGGCCTACGGCGACCAGCGTCGCCTGGAGATTGTGCGCTGCATGGTGACGCAGCCGGAAATCCTGATGCTCGATGAACCGGCGGCGGGCCTCAACCCAAAAGAGACCAAAGAGCTGGACGAGCTGATTGCCGAGCTGCGCGATAGTCACGACACTACCATCCTGCTGATTGAGCACGACATGAAGCTGGTGATGGGCATTTCGGACCGTATCTACGTGGTAAACCAGGGCACGCCGCTGGCAAACGGCACGCCGGAAGAGATCCGCAACAATCCGGACGTGATCCGCGCATACCTGGGTGAGGCATAA
- the ugpA gene encoding sn-glycerol-3-phosphate ABC transporter permease UgpA yields MSSSRPVFRSRWLPYLLVAPQLVITVIFFIWPAGEALWYSVQSVDPFGLSSQFVGLDNFTALFHDSYYLDSFWTTMKFSALVTVSGLVASLFFAALVDYVVRGSRIYQTLMLLPYAVAPAVAAVLWIFLFNPGRGLITHFLAEFGYDWNHAQNSGQAMFLVVFASVWKQISYNFLFFFAALKSIPRSLVEAAAIDGAGPIRRFFRLSLPLIAPVSFFLLVVNLVYAFFDTFPVIDAATAGGPVQATTTLIYKIYREGFAGLDLSASAAQSVVLMFLVIILTVVQFRYVESKVRYQ; encoded by the coding sequence ATGTCATCATCCCGTCCGGTGTTCCGTTCCCGCTGGCTACCCTATCTTCTGGTCGCGCCGCAGCTGGTCATCACCGTTATTTTCTTTATCTGGCCTGCGGGCGAAGCGCTGTGGTACTCGGTACAAAGCGTCGATCCTTTCGGGCTCTCCAGCCAGTTTGTTGGCCTGGACAACTTCACCGCGCTGTTCCATGACAGCTACTACCTGGACTCTTTCTGGACAACGATGAAGTTCAGCGCCCTCGTAACCGTCAGCGGTCTGGTTGCCTCGCTGTTTTTCGCCGCGCTGGTGGACTACGTGGTGCGCGGCAGCCGAATTTATCAAACCCTGATGCTGCTGCCCTACGCCGTGGCTCCCGCCGTGGCCGCCGTGCTGTGGATCTTCCTGTTTAACCCCGGTCGCGGGTTAATTACCCACTTCCTGGCAGAGTTCGGCTACGACTGGAACCACGCCCAGAATAGCGGTCAGGCGATGTTCCTGGTGGTGTTCGCCTCGGTGTGGAAGCAGATCAGCTACAACTTCCTGTTCTTCTTTGCCGCGCTGAAGTCCATCCCGCGCTCGCTGGTGGAAGCCGCCGCGATTGACGGCGCAGGGCCGATTCGTCGCTTCTTCAGATTATCGCTGCCGCTGATCGCCCCAGTGAGTTTCTTCCTGCTGGTGGTTAACCTCGTGTACGCCTTCTTCGACACCTTCCCGGTGATCGATGCGGCGACTGCAGGCGGCCCGGTGCAGGCGACAACGACGCTTATCTATAAGATCTACCGCGAAGGTTTCGCCGGTCTGGATCTCTCGGCCTCCGCCGCGCAGTCCGTCGTGCTGATGTTCCTGGTCATCATCCTCACGGTGGTGCAGTTCCGCTATGTCGAAAGTAAGGTGCGCTACCAATGA
- the livF gene encoding high-affinity branched-chain amino acid ABC transporter ATP-binding protein LivF yields MEKAMLTFDKVNAHYGKIQALHDVSLHINQGEIVTLIGANGAGKTTLLGTLCGDPRATSGRIVFDGKDITDWQTARIMREAVAIVPEGRRVFSRMTVEENLAMGGFFAHRDEYQTRIKWVYELFPRLWERRIQRAGTMSGGEQQMLAIGRALMSQPRLLLLDEPSLGLAPIIIQQIFDTIEQLRKEGMTIFLVEQNANQALKLADRGYVLENGRVVLEDTGDALLANEAVRSAYLGG; encoded by the coding sequence ATGGAAAAAGCGATGTTAACGTTCGACAAGGTAAACGCGCACTACGGTAAGATCCAGGCGCTGCACGACGTCAGCCTGCATATCAATCAGGGTGAAATCGTCACCCTGATTGGCGCCAACGGCGCGGGTAAAACTACGCTGCTCGGCACCCTGTGCGGTGACCCGCGCGCTACCAGCGGGCGGATTGTGTTTGACGGCAAAGACATTACCGACTGGCAGACGGCCAGAATCATGCGCGAGGCGGTAGCGATTGTTCCGGAAGGGCGTCGCGTATTCTCGCGTATGACGGTGGAAGAGAACCTGGCGATGGGCGGTTTCTTCGCCCACCGCGATGAATACCAGACCCGCATCAAGTGGGTGTACGAACTCTTCCCGCGCCTGTGGGAACGCCGCATCCAGCGTGCGGGCACCATGTCCGGCGGCGAGCAGCAGATGCTGGCGATTGGCCGCGCGCTGATGAGCCAGCCGCGCCTGCTGCTGCTGGACGAGCCGTCGCTCGGTCTGGCGCCGATCATCATTCAGCAGATCTTCGACACCATTGAGCAACTGCGTAAAGAGGGGATGACCATCTTCCTCGTCGAGCAGAACGCCAACCAGGCGCTGAAGCTTGCCGACCGCGGCTACGTGCTGGAGAACGGTCGGGTGGTGCTCGAGGATACCGGCGACGCGCTGCTCGCGAACGAGGCGGTGCGGAGCGCGTATCTGGGCGGCTGA
- a CDS encoding high-affinity branched-chain amino acid ABC transporter permease LivM, whose product MKPMHFAMALLSAAMFFVLASVFMGVQLGLDGTKLVVDTAPDIRWQWVFIGTAVVFLFQLLRPLFQKTLKNVSGPKFVLPAIDGSTVKQKLFLVALLVAAVAWPFVVSRGTVDIATLTMIYVILGLGLNVVVGLSGLLVLGYGGFYAIGAYTFALLNHYYGLGFWTCLPLAGLVSAAAGFLLGFPVLRLRGDYLAIVTLGFGEIVRILLLNNTEVTGGPNGISQIPKPTFFGLEFSRTAREGGWDTFSNFFGVKYDPSDRVIWLYLVALLLVVITLFVINRLLRMPLGRAWEALREDEIACRSLGLNPTRIKLTAFTISAAFAGFAGTLFAARQGFVSPESFTFAESAFVLAIVVLGGMGSQFAVILAAILLVVSRELMRDFNEYSMLMLGGLMVLMMIWRPQGLLPMTRPQLKLKRTQAKGEQA is encoded by the coding sequence ATGAAACCGATGCATTTTGCAATGGCACTGCTCTCTGCCGCCATGTTCTTCGTGCTGGCGAGCGTCTTTATGGGCGTCCAGTTAGGTCTGGACGGCACGAAGCTGGTAGTGGATACCGCTCCCGATATTCGCTGGCAGTGGGTGTTTATCGGCACTGCCGTGGTGTTCCTGTTCCAGCTGCTGCGCCCGCTGTTCCAGAAGACGCTGAAAAACGTCTCCGGGCCGAAGTTCGTCCTGCCGGCAATCGACGGTTCTACCGTGAAGCAGAAGCTGTTCCTCGTGGCGCTGCTGGTCGCCGCCGTGGCGTGGCCGTTTGTGGTGTCTCGCGGCACCGTGGATATCGCTACCCTGACCATGATCTACGTGATTCTCGGTCTCGGTCTGAACGTGGTGGTGGGGCTCTCGGGCCTGCTGGTGCTGGGCTACGGCGGCTTCTACGCCATCGGCGCCTATACCTTCGCGCTGCTGAACCACTATTACGGTCTCGGCTTCTGGACCTGCCTGCCGCTGGCGGGGCTGGTCTCTGCCGCTGCCGGCTTCCTGCTCGGTTTCCCGGTACTGCGCCTGCGCGGTGACTACCTGGCGATTGTCACCTTAGGCTTCGGCGAAATCGTCCGTATCCTGCTGCTGAACAATACCGAAGTGACCGGTGGCCCGAACGGCATCAGCCAGATCCCGAAACCGACCTTCTTCGGCCTGGAGTTCAGCCGTACCGCCCGCGAAGGCGGTTGGGATACCTTCAGCAACTTCTTCGGCGTGAAGTATGACCCGTCCGACCGCGTGATCTGGCTCTATCTGGTGGCGCTGCTGCTGGTGGTGATTACGCTGTTCGTGATTAACCGCCTGCTGCGTATGCCGCTGGGCCGCGCGTGGGAAGCGCTGCGCGAAGATGAGATCGCCTGCCGCTCCCTGGGCCTGAACCCGACCCGCATCAAGCTGACCGCGTTCACCATCAGCGCCGCGTTTGCCGGTTTCGCCGGAACGCTGTTTGCCGCGCGTCAGGGCTTCGTTAGCCCGGAATCGTTCACCTTTGCCGAATCCGCTTTTGTGCTGGCGATTGTGGTGCTCGGCGGGATGGGCTCGCAGTTTGCCGTTATCCTCGCGGCCATCCTACTGGTGGTCTCGCGCGAGCTGATGCGCGACTTTAACGAATACAGCATGCTGATGCTGGGTGGTTTGATGGTGCTGATGATGATCTGGCGTCCGCAGGGCTTGCTGCCGATGACTCGTCCACAGCTGAAGCTGAAACGCACTCAGGCGAAAGGAGAGCAGGCATGA
- the panM gene encoding aspartate 1-decarboxylase autocleavage activator PanM, producing MKLTIVRLVTFSDQDHIDLGKIWPEYSPSSLRVDETHRIYAARFNERLLAAVRVTLSGTDGALDSLRVRDVTRRRGVGQYLIEEVIRENPSVTSWWMADVGVEDRGVMAAFMQALGFTAQESGWEKR from the coding sequence ATGAAACTGACTATCGTGCGTCTGGTGACCTTTAGCGACCAGGATCATATCGACCTGGGCAAGATCTGGCCGGAATATTCCCCTTCGTCGCTACGTGTTGATGAGACCCACCGTATTTATGCCGCGCGTTTTAACGAGCGCCTGCTGGCTGCGGTTCGCGTAACCCTCAGCGGTACCGATGGGGCGCTGGACTCGCTGCGCGTACGTGACGTCACCCGTCGTCGCGGTGTGGGGCAGTATTTAATTGAAGAAGTGATCCGTGAAAACCCGAGCGTGACCTCATGGTGGATGGCTGACGTGGGCGTGGAAGACCGCGGGGTGATGGCGGCGTTTATGCAGGCGTTAGGGTTTACGGCGCAGGAGAGCGGGTGGGAGAAGCGCTAA
- the livJ gene encoding branched-chain amino acid ABC transporter substrate-binding protein, which produces MNMKGKALLAGCIALAFSTMAQADIKVAVVGAMSGPVAQYGDQEFTGAEQAVADINAKGGIKGEKLQIVKYDDACDPKQAVAVANKVVNDGIKYVIGHLCSSSTQPASDIYEDEGILMITPAATAPELTARGYKLILRTTGLDSDQGPTAAKYIVEKVKPKRIAIVHDKQQYGEGLARSVQDNLKKANADVVFFDGITAGEKDFSTLVARLKKENIDFVYYGGYHPEMGQILRQARAAGLKTQFMGPEGVANVSLSNIAGESAEGLLVTKPKNYDQVPANKPIVDAIKAKKQDPSGAFVWTTYAALQSLQAGLNQSADPAEIATWLKANTVQTVMGPLSWDAKGDLKGFEFGVFDWHANGTATDAK; this is translated from the coding sequence ATGAACATGAAGGGTAAAGCGTTACTGGCAGGATGTATCGCGTTGGCATTCAGCACCATGGCACAGGCAGACATCAAGGTGGCTGTGGTTGGCGCAATGTCTGGTCCGGTAGCACAGTACGGCGACCAGGAATTTACCGGCGCTGAGCAGGCGGTTGCAGACATTAATGCTAAGGGCGGTATCAAAGGCGAAAAACTGCAGATCGTAAAATATGATGATGCCTGCGACCCGAAACAAGCGGTCGCGGTTGCGAACAAAGTGGTGAACGACGGAATCAAATACGTTATCGGTCACCTGTGCTCTTCCTCTACTCAGCCAGCGTCTGACATCTACGAAGACGAAGGTATTCTGATGATCACCCCGGCAGCGACCGCACCAGAGCTGACCGCGCGTGGCTACAAGCTGATCCTGCGCACCACCGGTCTGGACTCTGACCAGGGTCCTACCGCGGCTAAATACATCGTTGAAAAAGTGAAGCCGAAGCGCATTGCCATCGTTCATGACAAGCAGCAGTACGGTGAAGGTCTGGCGCGTTCAGTGCAGGACAACCTCAAGAAAGCCAATGCTGACGTGGTGTTCTTCGACGGGATCACTGCCGGTGAGAAAGACTTCTCCACCCTGGTGGCGCGTCTGAAGAAAGAGAATATTGATTTCGTTTACTACGGTGGCTACCACCCGGAAATGGGCCAGATCCTGCGCCAGGCGCGCGCTGCAGGGCTGAAAACCCAGTTTATGGGCCCGGAAGGCGTAGCGAACGTTTCTCTGTCTAACATCGCGGGTGAATCAGCCGAAGGCCTGCTGGTGACCAAACCGAAGAACTACGACCAGGTCCCTGCGAACAAACCTATCGTGGATGCCATCAAGGCGAAGAAACAGGATCCAAGCGGCGCGTTCGTCTGGACCACCTACGCGGCGCTGCAGTCTCTGCAGGCGGGTCTGAACCAGTCAGCCGATCCGGCTGAGATTGCCACCTGGCTGAAAGCGAACACGGTCCAGACCGTCATGGGCCCACTCTCCTGGGACGCGAAGGGCGACCTGAAGGGCTTTGAGTTCGGCGTGTTTGACTGGCATGCTAACGGCACGGCGACAGACGCCAAATAA
- a CDS encoding 4-aminobutyrate--2-oxoglutarate transaminase, translated as MKNNELNDRRLQATPRGIGVMCNFYAEKAENATVWDVEGNEYIDFAAGIAVLNTGHRHPKVISAIEKQLHAFTHTAYQIVPYEGYVALAERINQRVPVDGPAKTAFFSTGAEAVENAVKIARAYTKRPGLITFGGAFHGRTFMTMALTGKVAPYKLGFGPFPGSVYHAQYPNELHGVSTAEALKSLERIFKADIAPDQVAAIILEPVQGEGGFNIAPADFMQALRALCDNHGILLIADEVQSGFARTGKLFSMEHHCVKPDLITMAKSLAGGMPLSAVSGRAEVMDAPAPGGLGGTYAGNPLAIAAAHAVLDVIDEEDLCTRSAHLGHHLVEVLNKAKEHCLYIADIRAQGSMVAVEFNDPQTGQPSPEFTRQVQERALQKGLLLLSCGVYGNVIRFLYPLTIPEAQFRKALDIISASLTR; from the coding sequence GTGAAAAATAACGAACTTAACGACCGGCGTTTACAGGCGACGCCGCGCGGCATCGGGGTGATGTGTAACTTCTATGCCGAGAAAGCTGAAAACGCCACGGTGTGGGACGTGGAAGGCAATGAGTACATCGACTTCGCCGCAGGGATCGCGGTGCTGAATACCGGCCATCGCCATCCAAAAGTCATTTCCGCCATTGAAAAACAACTCCACGCGTTTACCCATACGGCGTACCAGATTGTGCCGTATGAAGGCTATGTGGCGCTTGCCGAGCGCATCAACCAGCGCGTGCCCGTTGACGGTCCGGCTAAAACGGCATTCTTCTCCACGGGGGCTGAGGCGGTCGAAAACGCGGTCAAAATTGCCCGGGCGTACACCAAACGTCCAGGTCTTATCACCTTCGGCGGCGCGTTCCACGGCCGCACCTTTATGACCATGGCGCTGACCGGCAAAGTGGCGCCGTACAAGCTCGGCTTTGGCCCGTTCCCCGGTTCGGTGTATCACGCGCAGTATCCGAATGAACTGCACGGCGTCAGCACGGCGGAAGCGTTGAAAAGCCTGGAACGTATCTTTAAAGCGGATATCGCACCCGACCAGGTCGCGGCCATTATTCTCGAACCGGTTCAGGGAGAGGGCGGTTTCAACATTGCGCCAGCTGATTTTATGCAGGCGCTGCGCGCCCTGTGCGACAACCACGGTATTTTGCTGATTGCCGACGAGGTGCAAAGCGGCTTCGCCCGTACCGGTAAGCTGTTCTCGATGGAACACCACTGCGTGAAGCCCGATCTGATCACCATGGCGAAAAGCCTGGCGGGCGGGATGCCGCTTTCGGCGGTGTCGGGCCGTGCTGAGGTGATGGACGCCCCTGCACCGGGCGGGTTGGGTGGAACCTACGCCGGAAACCCGCTGGCGATTGCCGCGGCGCATGCCGTGCTCGACGTGATTGATGAAGAGGATCTCTGTACGCGTTCGGCACATCTTGGCCATCATCTGGTGGAAGTGCTGAACAAAGCGAAGGAACATTGCCTTTATATCGCTGATATCCGCGCGCAGGGCTCGATGGTGGCAGTGGAGTTTAACGACCCGCAAACGGGCCAGCCTTCGCCAGAATTTACCCGCCAGGTGCAGGAGCGCGCGTTGCAGAAAGGGCTCCTGCTCCTGAGCTGCGGCGTCTACGGCAACGTCATTCGTTTCCTGTATCCGCTGACGATTCCTGAAGCGCAGTTCCGTAAAGCGCTGGACATTATCTCCGCCTCGCTGACACGTTAA